In a genomic window of Pseudomonas oryzihabitans:
- a CDS encoding formimidoylglutamate deiminase, with protein MPAFFAERALLPEGWAMDVRLEVDAQGHLQSVQAHGSAEGAERLQGPLLPGMPNLHSHAFQRAMAGLAEVAGATRDSFWTWRDLMYRLVGRLEPEQVQVVARQLYIEMLKAGYTAVAEFHYVHHDPQGTPYADPAELGGRIAQAARSAGIGLTLLPVLYSYSGFGAQAPTAGQRRFLHTTDSYLELLPRLAAVLDDRQRLGLCFHSLRAVSGEQLATVLAATDASWPVHIHIAEQQKEVDDCLAWSGRRPLEWLYDQVAVDERWCLVHATHALPHEVALMARSRAIAGLCPTTEANLGDGIFPATAFLAAGGRFGIGSDSHVSVSPVEELRWLEYGQRLRDQQRNRLVGARQPNVGQQLFEQALQGGAVALGQQIGALEVGRRADWVVLDGADPYLSSAPAEAVLNRWLFAGGDRQVRDVMVGGRWVVQEGRHPDEAASAQDFAKVLRTLLA; from the coding sequence ATGCCGGCTTTTTTCGCGGAAAGGGCGCTGCTACCCGAGGGGTGGGCGATGGACGTACGCCTGGAGGTAGACGCCCAGGGCCATCTGCAGAGCGTCCAGGCCCACGGCTCGGCGGAGGGCGCCGAGCGACTGCAGGGGCCGCTGCTGCCAGGCATGCCCAATCTGCATTCCCATGCCTTCCAACGGGCCATGGCCGGCCTGGCGGAAGTGGCGGGTGCCACCCGGGATAGTTTCTGGACCTGGCGCGACCTGATGTATCGCCTGGTGGGCCGGCTTGAGCCGGAGCAGGTGCAGGTGGTAGCCCGGCAGCTGTATATCGAGATGCTCAAGGCCGGCTACACCGCCGTGGCTGAATTCCACTACGTGCACCATGATCCTCAAGGCACTCCCTACGCTGACCCTGCCGAACTGGGTGGGCGTATCGCCCAGGCGGCGCGCAGTGCGGGCATAGGGTTGACCCTGTTGCCGGTGCTCTACAGCTACAGCGGCTTCGGCGCCCAGGCGCCGACCGCGGGTCAGCGGCGCTTCCTGCATACCACCGACAGCTACCTGGAACTCTTGCCCCGCCTGGCGGCGGTGCTGGATGACCGGCAGCGCCTGGGCCTGTGCTTTCACTCGTTACGCGCCGTCAGCGGCGAGCAACTCGCCACGGTATTGGCGGCGACGGATGCGAGCTGGCCGGTGCACATCCATATCGCCGAGCAGCAGAAGGAAGTGGACGACTGCCTGGCCTGGAGCGGGCGCCGGCCCCTCGAGTGGCTGTACGACCAGGTGGCGGTGGATGAGCGCTGGTGCCTGGTCCACGCCACCCACGCGCTACCCCACGAAGTCGCCCTGATGGCGCGGAGTCGGGCCATCGCCGGCCTCTGTCCGACCACCGAGGCCAACCTGGGCGACGGGATCTTTCCGGCGACGGCTTTCCTCGCCGCCGGTGGGCGCTTCGGCATCGGCTCGGACAGCCATGTGAGTGTCAGCCCGGTCGAGGAACTGCGGTGGCTGGAGTACGGCCAGCGCCTGCGCGATCAGCAGCGCAATCGGCTGGTCGGCGCGCGCCAGCCCAATGTCGGCCAACAGCTGTTCGAGCAGGCCCTACAGGGTGGCGCTGTGGCCTTGGGCCAGCAGATTGGCGCGCTGGAGGTCGGTCGGCGTGCTGATTGGGTGGTTCTGGATGGCGCCGATCCCTACCTGTCCAGCGCACCGGCGGAGGCTGTGCTCAACCGTTGGTTGTTCGCCGGCGGCGATCGCCAGGTCAGGGACGTGATGGTCGGGGGGCGTTGGGTGGTGCAGGAGGGGCGGCATCCCGACGAAGCCGCCAGTGCCCAGGATTTCGCCAAGGTTCTCCGTACCCTGCTCGCTTGA
- the hutC gene encoding histidine utilization repressor — protein sequence MPSPSNSASAPKAAPAPFYEQVKQLILRQIHSGAWPPHQKIPSEAELVAQLGFSRMTVHRALRELTSDGLLVRMQGVGTFVAEPKGQAALFEVHNIADEIASRGHRHRLEVIRMQSETANGERSMALGVREGQPVFHSLIVHYENDVPVQIEDRYVNPAVAPEYLDQDFSSETPYVYLNRLAPLTEGEHVVEAVLASAEEQQLLRIPATEPCLMIRRRTWSGRRAVTSARLLYPGSRYRLEGHFGS from the coding sequence ATGCCTTCACCGTCGAACTCCGCCTCTGCGCCCAAGGCCGCTCCCGCGCCCTTCTACGAGCAGGTCAAGCAACTCATCCTGAGGCAGATCCATTCGGGCGCCTGGCCACCGCACCAGAAGATTCCCTCCGAGGCCGAGCTGGTCGCCCAGTTGGGCTTCAGCCGCATGACGGTGCACCGCGCCTTGCGCGAGCTGACCAGCGACGGCCTGCTGGTGCGGATGCAGGGCGTTGGCACCTTCGTCGCCGAACCCAAGGGCCAGGCCGCCCTCTTCGAGGTGCACAACATCGCCGACGAGATCGCCTCCCGGGGCCACCGGCACCGCCTTGAAGTCATCCGGATGCAGAGTGAAACGGCCAACGGCGAACGCTCCATGGCGCTGGGCGTACGCGAAGGCCAGCCGGTCTTCCACTCGCTGATCGTGCACTACGAGAACGACGTACCGGTGCAGATCGAAGACCGCTACGTCAATCCTGCGGTGGCGCCGGAGTATCTCGACCAGGACTTCAGCAGCGAAACGCCCTACGTCTACTTGAATCGCCTCGCGCCCCTGACCGAAGGCGAGCATGTGGTCGAGGCCGTGCTCGCCTCCGCCGAAGAGCAGCAGTTGCTGCGTATTCCTGCCACGGAGCCTTGCCTGATGATTCGGCGGCGCACCTGGTCGGGACGCCGCGCCGTCACCAGCGCCAGGCTGCTGTATCCCGGCAGTCGCTATCGACTCGAAGGGCATTTCGGCTCATGA
- a CDS encoding HutD/Ves family protein has product MSKLTRLPAGGHRRMPWRNGLGSTLEIARDTTATATDFGWRVSLADVTQSGAFSPFAGMTRIISVIEGMGMRLHVDGEITPPLGCWQAFVFSGDAQVECELLAGPIRDFNLIYRPDRYAAELDWVSIDGTWELDDSRALLLFCAEGSLEVCHEGARLGLEQLDALHVQPGPAPTELTIQGKAQLGVIRLRALAL; this is encoded by the coding sequence ATGAGCAAACTCACTCGCCTCCCCGCAGGCGGGCACCGGCGCATGCCCTGGCGCAATGGCCTGGGCAGCACCCTCGAAATCGCGCGCGATACCACCGCCACGGCTACCGATTTCGGCTGGCGCGTATCGCTGGCCGACGTGACGCAATCCGGGGCCTTTTCCCCTTTCGCCGGGATGACGCGAATCATCAGCGTGATCGAGGGGATGGGGATGCGGCTGCACGTCGACGGCGAGATCACCCCGCCCCTGGGTTGCTGGCAGGCATTCGTCTTCTCCGGTGATGCCCAGGTCGAGTGCGAGCTGCTCGCTGGCCCTATCCGGGACTTCAACCTCATCTATCGCCCAGATCGTTATGCAGCCGAACTCGACTGGGTATCGATTGACGGCACCTGGGAGCTGGATGATTCGCGAGCGCTGCTGCTGTTTTGCGCTGAGGGATCGCTGGAGGTCTGCCATGAAGGTGCCCGCTTGGGACTCGAACAGCTGGATGCCCTGCACGTCCAGCCAGGGCCGGCGCCTACCGAGTTGACTATACAAGGCAAGGCCCAGCTTGGCGTGATCCGCTTGCGCGCCCTGGCACTGTAG
- a CDS encoding transporter substrate-binding domain-containing protein: protein MTGGLVQAKEWTSVKIATEGAYEPWNLTLPGGKLGGFEIDLMDKLCPQMQLKCTYVVQNWDGMIASLNAGKVDVLMDAIVVTDERKQAVAFSIPYARTPASFAALKADLLPGQTGAQGIRTLSTAPADIEAGVADLQKALAGKTIGIASGTVYTNFIDTYFGKIATIREYTTSAEAVLDLTAGRIDAVFDDVTFLNSIMAQPGNQQVVFTGPELAGPIWGEGEALAFRQRDPELKAKFDAALKAAIADGTVKQLSEKWFKVDLTP, encoded by the coding sequence ATGACTGGGGGCCTGGTACAGGCCAAAGAGTGGACCAGCGTGAAGATCGCCACCGAGGGCGCCTACGAACCCTGGAACCTCACGCTGCCAGGCGGCAAGCTCGGCGGCTTCGAGATCGATCTGATGGACAAGCTCTGTCCGCAGATGCAGCTCAAGTGCACCTACGTCGTGCAGAACTGGGACGGCATGATCGCCAGCCTCAATGCCGGTAAGGTCGATGTGCTCATGGACGCCATCGTGGTGACGGACGAACGCAAGCAGGCCGTGGCCTTCTCGATACCCTACGCGCGCACGCCCGCCAGCTTCGCGGCGCTCAAGGCCGATCTGTTGCCCGGCCAGACCGGCGCCCAGGGCATACGCACCCTGAGCACCGCACCGGCGGATATCGAAGCCGGCGTCGCCGACCTGCAGAAGGCCCTGGCCGGCAAGACCATCGGCATCGCCTCGGGCACCGTGTACACCAATTTCATCGATACCTATTTCGGCAAGATCGCCACCATCCGCGAATACACCACCTCCGCCGAAGCGGTGTTGGACCTGACGGCCGGACGCATCGATGCGGTCTTCGATGACGTCACCTTCCTCAACTCCATCATGGCGCAGCCGGGCAACCAGCAGGTGGTGTTCACCGGTCCCGAATTGGCCGGGCCCATCTGGGGCGAAGGCGAGGCCCTGGCCTTCCGCCAGCGCGACCCCGAGCTCAAGGCCAAATTCGATGCCGCGCTCAAGGCGGCGATCGCCGACGGCACCGTCAAGCAGCTCAGCGAGAAATGGTTCAAGGTCGACCTGACTCCTTGA
- a CDS encoding ABC transporter permease — translation MNFLALLGFGERGWGASLLVAMGTTLLVTLTALLIGALFGALVASAKLSRRRSLRLLGEGYSILFRGVPELLIIYLFFFGGATLVTAIGYWFGGEGYIDLPPFWVGALTVGLISGSYQAEVYRGAYLAIAPGEIEAGQAIGMSRPLLLRRIIIPLVWRFALPGLGNVWQMSLKDSALVSVIGLVELMRASQVAAGSTRQYFTFYIIAGIGYLLLTGLSSRLFHIAEARVRRTQRPLHSGA, via the coding sequence ATGAATTTCCTCGCACTTCTAGGGTTCGGCGAACGAGGCTGGGGCGCCTCGCTGCTCGTGGCCATGGGCACCACCTTGCTGGTCACCCTGACGGCCTTGTTGATCGGTGCCCTGTTCGGCGCCTTGGTCGCCAGTGCCAAGCTGTCCAGGCGTCGCTCGTTGCGGCTGCTGGGTGAAGGCTATTCGATCCTGTTCCGCGGCGTGCCCGAGCTGTTGATCATCTACCTGTTCTTCTTCGGCGGCGCGACCTTGGTGACCGCCATCGGCTACTGGTTCGGTGGCGAGGGCTACATAGACCTGCCGCCTTTCTGGGTCGGCGCCCTCACCGTGGGCCTGATCTCCGGCTCCTACCAGGCCGAGGTCTATCGCGGCGCCTACCTGGCCATCGCGCCCGGCGAGATCGAGGCGGGTCAGGCGATCGGTATGTCCCGGCCGCTGCTGTTGCGCCGCATCATCATCCCCTTGGTGTGGCGCTTCGCCCTGCCTGGCCTTGGCAACGTCTGGCAGATGAGCCTCAAGGATTCCGCCCTGGTGTCGGTGATCGGCCTGGTGGAGCTGATGCGTGCCAGCCAGGTGGCGGCAGGCTCGACCCGCCAGTACTTCACCTTCTACATCATCGCCGGGATCGGTTACCTCCTGCTAACCGGTCTGTCGAGCCGGCTGTTTCATATCGCCGAAGCCCGGGTACGCCGTACCCAGCGGCCCCTGCATAGCGGAGCCTAA
- a CDS encoding ABC transporter permease has translation MPDFAFLASVMGRLLTALPTTLALFSLSLICGIALAIGIVALRVNRRPWLSLPARGYIALFRGTPLMVQLFLIYYGLGQLSVIRDSFAWPLLRSPFGCAVLSLALCTAAYTAEIIRGGLLAVPRGQIEAALAVGMTRWQVLRTVIAPITLRQALPAYSTEAILLVKSTALASLVTVWDVTGVAQQIIQRTYRTMEVFVCAAAIYLVLNFLLVRLVAWLELLLTPPRRVPPPAQASTSLAQPSADL, from the coding sequence ATGCCCGATTTCGCCTTTCTCGCCTCTGTCATGGGCCGGCTGCTGACCGCGCTGCCCACTACCCTGGCGCTGTTCAGCCTCTCGCTGATCTGCGGTATCGCCCTGGCGATAGGGATCGTGGCGCTCAGGGTCAATCGCCGTCCCTGGCTGAGCCTGCCCGCGCGCGGCTACATAGCGCTGTTCCGGGGCACGCCGCTCATGGTCCAGCTGTTCCTCATCTACTACGGCCTGGGCCAGCTGAGCGTGATCCGGGACAGTTTCGCCTGGCCACTGCTGCGCTCCCCCTTCGGTTGCGCGGTACTGTCGCTGGCCTTGTGCACCGCGGCCTATACCGCCGAGATCATCCGTGGCGGCCTGCTGGCGGTCCCGCGCGGCCAGATCGAAGCCGCGCTGGCGGTAGGCATGACCCGCTGGCAGGTGCTGCGCACGGTCATCGCGCCCATCACCCTGCGCCAGGCTCTGCCCGCCTATTCCACCGAAGCCATCCTGCTGGTCAAGTCGACGGCGCTGGCCAGCCTGGTGACGGTCTGGGACGTGACCGGCGTGGCCCAGCAGATCATCCAGCGCACCTATCGCACCATGGAAGTCTTCGTCTGCGCCGCGGCCATCTACCTGGTGCTCAACTTCCTGCTGGTCCGCCTCGTGGCCTGGCTGGAGCTATTGCTGACGCCGCCACGCCGGGTACCGCCGCCCGCCCAGGCCAGCACCTCCCTCGCCCAACCTTCCGCCGATCTATGA
- a CDS encoding ABC transporter ATP-binding protein: MNQQAAATLVVQDIRKAFGSLEVLKGISLEARPGDVISILGASGSGKSTFLRCINLLETPDQGSISLEGQTIGLQRGRDGTLKATDQRQVEWLRTRLGMVFQSFNLWSHRSVLQNVMEGPLRVLKRSPAECREQAERLLQRVGLYERKDYYPAQLSGGQQQRVAIARALAMEPGALLFDEPTSALDPELVGEVLKVMRSLADEGMTMLVVTHEMGFARHVSNRVVFMHQGQIDAQGTPEELFERLPTERFRQFVSSHQLRSGE, translated from the coding sequence ATGAATCAACAAGCCGCGGCGACGCTCGTCGTCCAAGACATCCGCAAGGCCTTCGGCAGCCTGGAGGTACTCAAGGGCATCTCGCTGGAGGCACGCCCGGGTGACGTGATCTCCATCCTCGGCGCCAGTGGATCGGGCAAGAGCACCTTCCTGCGCTGCATCAACCTGTTGGAAACGCCGGACCAGGGCAGCATCAGCCTGGAAGGCCAGACCATCGGCCTGCAGCGCGGCCGTGACGGCACGCTCAAGGCCACCGACCAGCGCCAAGTCGAGTGGTTGCGTACCCGCCTGGGTATGGTGTTCCAGAGCTTCAACCTGTGGTCGCACCGCAGCGTGCTGCAAAACGTCATGGAAGGGCCGCTGCGGGTACTCAAGCGCTCGCCGGCCGAATGCCGCGAGCAGGCCGAACGCCTCTTGCAGCGGGTTGGCCTCTACGAACGCAAGGACTACTACCCCGCCCAGCTGTCCGGCGGCCAGCAACAGCGGGTCGCCATCGCCCGGGCTCTGGCCATGGAGCCCGGGGCCCTGCTGTTCGACGAGCCGACGTCGGCACTGGACCCGGAATTGGTGGGCGAGGTGCTCAAGGTGATGCGCTCGCTTGCCGATGAAGGCATGACCATGTTGGTGGTGACCCACGAGATGGGCTTTGCCCGCCACGTCTCCAACCGAGTGGTGTTCATGCACCAGGGCCAGATCGATGCCCAGGGCACCCCGGAGGAGCTGTTCGAGCGACTGCCGACCGAGCGTTTCCGGCAATTCGTGTCCAGCCACCAACTGCGGAGCGGCGAGTGA
- the hutH gene encoding histidine ammonia-lyase — protein MTQASPPTLAAATVVRGSTSLSWQDIVAVARDGALLELTADTWQRIDKARAIVEGIVARGERAYGISTGLGALCDVLLEGPQLAELSRNTLLSHACGIGEPLSDEQTRAIICVAINNYAHGYSGISREIVEALLALLNLGITPLVPRDGSVGYLTHMAHVGVALLGYGEVRWGGRILSASDALQTAELPPLALGAKDGLSLVNGTPCMTGLSCLALADAHNLVEWADCIAAMSFEALGGQLDAFDEQVLALKPHPGMQQVGAKLRAQLANSEVLASFQGVRTQDALSIRSIPQVHGACRDQLRHAAQQIDLELAGATDNPLVLGTPEGYRVVSQANPHGESVAMAADLLAIALVELGGIAERRLDRLVNPLVSGLPPFLVAHPGVNSGMMIAQYVAAAHAGENRQLAQPAVVDNFVTSALQEDHLSMGTGAALKLLRVIENSTRILAIEYLLAAQAFEFLKARRFGEGTSVTWQRLRAVVPPYEQDRWLAPDIAKAVEVLHGRA, from the coding sequence ATGACCCAAGCCTCACCCCCTACCCTGGCGGCCGCTACCGTCGTTCGCGGCAGTACCTCGCTGAGCTGGCAGGACATCGTCGCGGTAGCCCGCGATGGCGCACTGCTGGAATTGACCGCCGACACCTGGCAACGCATCGATAAGGCGCGTGCCATCGTCGAGGGGATCGTCGCCCGGGGCGAACGCGCCTATGGCATCAGTACCGGCCTCGGGGCCCTGTGCGATGTGCTGCTCGAAGGACCGCAACTGGCCGAACTGTCCCGCAATACGCTGCTCAGCCATGCCTGCGGGATCGGCGAGCCGCTCAGCGACGAGCAGACCCGCGCCATCATCTGCGTGGCCATCAACAACTACGCCCATGGCTACTCGGGCATCAGCCGCGAGATCGTCGAGGCCCTACTGGCGCTGCTCAATCTGGGGATCACGCCCTTGGTGCCCCGCGATGGCTCGGTGGGCTATCTCACCCATATGGCCCATGTGGGCGTGGCCCTGCTGGGTTACGGCGAAGTCCGCTGGGGCGGACGCATCCTCAGCGCCAGCGATGCCCTGCAGACGGCCGAGCTGCCGCCGTTGGCGCTGGGCGCCAAGGATGGTCTGAGCCTGGTCAATGGCACCCCCTGCATGACCGGTCTGAGTTGCCTGGCCTTGGCGGACGCCCACAACCTGGTGGAGTGGGCCGACTGCATCGCGGCCATGAGCTTCGAAGCCCTCGGCGGCCAACTCGATGCCTTCGATGAGCAGGTACTGGCGCTCAAGCCGCATCCGGGCATGCAGCAGGTAGGTGCCAAGCTGCGCGCCCAGCTGGCGAACAGCGAAGTGCTGGCCAGCTTCCAGGGCGTGCGCACCCAGGACGCCTTGAGTATCCGCTCGATTCCCCAGGTGCATGGAGCCTGTCGCGATCAACTCCGGCATGCCGCCCAGCAGATCGATCTCGAATTGGCCGGTGCCACCGACAATCCGCTGGTGCTGGGTACGCCGGAAGGCTACCGGGTCGTCTCCCAGGCCAATCCGCATGGTGAGTCCGTGGCTATGGCAGCCGACCTGCTGGCCATCGCCCTGGTCGAGCTGGGCGGGATCGCCGAGCGGCGCCTGGATCGCCTGGTGAACCCATTGGTGAGCGGTCTGCCGCCGTTCCTGGTCGCTCATCCCGGAGTCAATTCGGGAATGATGATCGCCCAGTACGTGGCCGCCGCCCACGCTGGGGAAAATCGCCAGTTGGCCCAGCCCGCCGTCGTGGACAACTTCGTCACCTCGGCACTACAGGAAGACCACCTGAGCATGGGCACGGGCGCCGCGCTCAAGCTCCTGCGGGTGATCGAAAACAGCACGCGCATCCTGGCCATCGAGTATCTGCTGGCCGCGCAGGCGTTCGAATTTCTCAAGGCACGGCGCTTCGGAGAAGGCACCTCGGTGACCTGGCAGCGGCTACGCGCCGTGGTACCGCCCTACGAACAGGATCGTTGGTTGGCGCCTGATATTGCCAAGGCGGTGGAGGTACTACACGGTCGGGCATGA
- a CDS encoding DUF1932 domain-containing protein, translating to MPRYALFIDMTTADPEQIRKAARLAAEQAIAYVDLAILGAIALTREKTNLLGAGDGMDRALALFAAAGAPLKLVEGGAAGDAAALKILRSVYTKGLEALTIECFMAAEQQGVTAKLHDALSDIDQANLRDFLGALIRTHVVHAPRRLKEVEKAERQLRAADLPVAVLPGIKALFARTSEQLASELLDTATPSLDQTFDWLFRVNGVAR from the coding sequence ATGCCACGATACGCGCTGTTCATCGACATGACGACGGCGGACCCCGAGCAGATTCGCAAGGCGGCGCGGCTGGCCGCGGAGCAGGCCATCGCCTACGTCGATTTGGCCATTCTCGGCGCCATCGCCCTGACCCGGGAGAAGACCAACCTGCTGGGCGCCGGAGACGGGATGGATCGTGCCCTGGCCTTGTTCGCTGCCGCTGGCGCGCCGCTGAAACTGGTGGAGGGCGGCGCCGCGGGCGATGCCGCCGCCTTGAAGATCCTGCGTAGCGTCTATACCAAGGGTCTCGAAGCCCTGACCATTGAGTGTTTCATGGCCGCGGAGCAACAGGGCGTCACAGCCAAGCTCCATGACGCCTTGAGCGATATCGACCAGGCCAACCTGCGGGACTTTCTCGGCGCCCTGATCCGTACCCACGTAGTCCATGCACCGCGCCGTCTCAAGGAAGTCGAAAAGGCCGAGCGTCAACTGCGCGCGGCGGACCTGCCGGTCGCCGTGCTGCCCGGGATCAAGGCACTCTTCGCCCGCACCTCGGAGCAACTGGCCAGCGAGCTGCTGGACACGGCCACGCCGTCCCTCGACCAAACGTTCGACTGGCTATTCAGGGTGAATGGCGTGGCCCGCTGA
- a CDS encoding PIN domain-containing protein — protein sequence MSIKPEYFEKLREMLISGAITAITFDTQAFDRNGRTFRAGLLAQLGQIKNSSIKLIVTELVRDEAEKHMLEMHSARHKKVDDAFALVAQYLSDDLVDEVREELQARATPAQIVFHEINDFFLATNAELAFYDEISTRNLFKLYFNNKPPFHRNNDKKHEFPDTVALLSLEAHAENGGILVVSSDKDWIEFCNSSENKRLHCIPDLTTALSLINSIEANVREITNQRFLQLQRFNDCGGLKAAISDNLTEKLERDLLFTARTKHLYNARCSSIKVDSVIQRENKIFGKIRDDSSRTIWALELDAACNITVDVDFFCENRNYIGSNSYHHTLSIPTISIIKLTRECIDVEVSFDIKTILDLGPIEPK from the coding sequence ATGAGTATTAAGCCTGAATATTTTGAAAAATTGCGTGAAATGCTTATTTCAGGCGCTATCACCGCAATCACCTTTGATACGCAGGCATTTGATAGGAACGGCAGAACTTTCAGAGCAGGGCTCTTAGCACAGCTGGGACAGATAAAAAACTCCAGCATTAAGCTGATTGTCACTGAATTGGTTCGTGACGAGGCAGAAAAGCATATGCTTGAAATGCACAGTGCAAGGCATAAGAAAGTTGATGACGCATTTGCGCTTGTAGCCCAATATTTGAGCGACGACTTAGTTGACGAGGTGCGCGAAGAGCTCCAAGCAAGGGCCACCCCAGCGCAAATAGTCTTTCATGAAATAAATGATTTTTTCCTCGCGACGAATGCTGAGCTGGCATTCTACGACGAAATATCCACCAGAAATCTTTTTAAACTTTATTTTAATAATAAGCCCCCTTTCCACAGAAACAACGATAAAAAACATGAATTCCCTGATACTGTAGCGCTTCTAAGCCTAGAAGCACATGCAGAGAATGGCGGTATTCTAGTCGTTTCCTCAGACAAGGACTGGATTGAATTCTGCAACAGCTCTGAAAATAAAAGACTTCATTGCATACCGGACCTGACAACTGCACTCTCACTAATCAATTCAATAGAAGCTAATGTTAGGGAAATCACCAACCAACGCTTTTTACAGCTTCAGAGATTCAATGATTGCGGAGGTCTCAAGGCAGCAATTAGTGATAACCTGACCGAAAAGCTAGAACGCGACCTGCTTTTTACTGCCAGGACCAAACATCTTTATAACGCTCGCTGTTCAAGCATAAAGGTTGACTCTGTTATCCAGAGAGAAAATAAAATATTCGGAAAAATCCGAGATGACTCGAGCAGGACGATTTGGGCGCTTGAGCTAGATGCTGCATGCAACATTACTGTAGATGTTGATTTTTTTTGTGAAAATAGAAACTATATTGGCTCCAACAGCTATCATCACACTCTATCAATACCCACCATCTCAATCATTAAGTTAACAAGAGAATGCATTGATGTAGAAGTCAGCTTTGACATCAAAACAATATTGGACTTAGGGCCCATCGAGCCAAAATAG
- a CDS encoding MFS transporter, giving the protein MPSSSSYSLGQIPAGLLLSKVSVRVIAPAAIGLTSLVTLLIGTSHSIGMLKVYRSALGVAEAAV; this is encoded by the coding sequence GTGCCTTCTTCCTCTTCATATTCCCTGGGCCAGATCCCTGCCGGTTTGCTGCTCAGCAAGGTCAGCGTGCGGGTGATAGCACCGGCGGCCATCGGCCTGACCTCCCTCGTCACGCTGCTGATCGGTACCTCCCACAGCATCGGCATGCTCAAGGTCTATCGCTCCGCCCTGGGTGTCGCCGAGGCGGCGGTCTAG